Proteins encoded in a region of the Vicia villosa cultivar HV-30 ecotype Madison, WI linkage group LG5, Vvil1.0, whole genome shotgun sequence genome:
- the LOC131605112 gene encoding uncharacterized protein LOC131605112, protein MIIGSFNIRGGGNLIKRKRIAQIVKNGKADFFLIQESKLESVEEGIVKSLWPNEKVGWSFSGSSGAAGGLIIMWKEGECEVLFSFRGEGFLGIKAIHKGFPFFIVNVYSPCSLQSKRKLWKDLLQCKSDFSDGEWCIAGDFNVVVSKRERCGTGSRSRMSEMKDFAEFIRSSNLIDVQCKGKRFSWFGGDGRSMSRLDRVNDCWFEDSSFLPFVEKVWRSIKVEGRSDYILKEKLRILKSSLRMWNEEQFGKFDLGIREDIQKINLADTLLISCQEDMVKEVVVERSVATSELWKKMYVKENLLRQKSRLKWDNFGDSNSKYFHSCLKERSLRNNLSSILVENRLLVSVEDVKEEARRFFSQLYSETDVEG, encoded by the exons ATGATTATAGGATCCTTTAATATTAGGGGTGGAGGCAATTTGATAAAGAGAAAGAGGATTGCTCAAATTGTGAAGAACGGGAAGGCAGATTTTTTCTTGATTCAAGAATCAAAACTGGAATCTGTTGAGGAGGGTATTGTCAAAAGTTTGTGGCCTAATGAGAAGGTGGGGTGGTCTTTTTCGGGTTCCTCTGGAGCTGCTGGAGGTCTGATCATCATGTGGAAGGAAGGTGAGTGCGAGGTGCTGTTTTCTTTTAGAGGGGAGGGTTTCCTAGGGATCAAAGCTATTCACAAGGGATTTCCTTTTTTCATTGTGAATGTTTATTCTCCCTGTTCTCTTCAATCCAAAAGGAAATTGTGGAAGGATCTGTTACAATGTAAATCTGATTTTTCTGATGGGGAGTGGTGCATAGCTGGGGATTTTAATGTTGTGGTGAGTAAGAGGGAGAGATGTGGGACAGGTTCTAGAAGTAGGATGTCGGAGATGAAGGATTTCGCTGAGTTCATTCGTAGTTCCAATCTTATCGACGTGCAATGCAAAGGGAAGAGGTTCAGTTGGTTCGGTGGAGATGGGCGTTCCATGAGTAGATTAGATAG AGTTAACGATTGCTGGTTCGAGGACTCTTCTTTTTTGCCGTTTGTGGAAAAGGTGTGGAGGAGCATTAAGGTCGAGGGCAGGAGCGattatattttgaaagaaaagttGAGAATCTTGAAATCAAGTCTTCGGATGTGGAATGAGGAGCAGTTTGGTAAATTTGATCTGGGGATCAGggaggatattcagaagattAACTTAGCTGACACTCTGCTCATATCTTGTCAAGAGGACATGGTTAAGGAGGTGGTGGTTGAGAGAAGCGTAGCGACGAGTGAGTTATGGAAGAAGATGTATGTCAAAGAGAATCTGCTGAGGCAAAAAAGCAGGCTGAAGTGGGACAATTTTGGTGACTCAAACAGCAAGTACTTCCATAGTTGTTTGAAGGAGAGGTCACTAAGAAATAATCTTAGTTCTATATTAGTGGAGAATCGTCTGCTGGTTTCTGTCGAGGACGTGAAGGAGGAAGCTAGAAGATTTTTTTCTCAGCTCTATTCAGAAACtgatgttgaaggatag